One Cohnella candidum genomic region harbors:
- the murA gene encoding UDP-N-acetylglucosamine 1-carboxyvinyltransferase: MDKLVIEGGNPLSGTIRIHGAKNAALPILAASLLAQDTVTIRNVPHLLDIDVMLDILRDLGCSARYADRSVVVDSSLASSSHIPESLMRQMRSSVFLTGPLLARFGEVQLYQPGGCAIGERKIDLHLRGLAALGAEIQEKGSLIVCRARELRGTEVILDFPSVGATENIMMAAVLAKGRTTIVGAAREPEIQDLQAFLNHLGAKVRGAGTDTITVDGVTELHGGDFAVIPDRIVSGTVMVAAAATRGDVTIEGVQPAHLTSLIHVLRRAGVQIEVGSDIMAIRAAARTKAVERVVTSPYPAFPTDLQAQVMTLLALSDGVSLMKETVFEGRFKHVEELCRMGADIRVDLNNAFIRGVPQLYGTSVEATDLRAGAALVIAGLAAQGRTTVEQVHHIDRGYERIEEMFRQLGGDIRRESNKTLEAYHAR, encoded by the coding sequence TTGGACAAACTGGTGATTGAAGGCGGGAATCCGCTTTCGGGCACCATTCGTATCCACGGAGCCAAAAACGCGGCCCTGCCGATTCTGGCCGCGAGCCTGCTTGCGCAAGACACCGTCACGATACGCAACGTTCCCCATTTGCTGGACATCGACGTCATGCTCGACATTTTAAGGGATCTGGGCTGCAGCGCCCGCTACGCGGACCGCTCGGTCGTCGTCGATTCCTCTCTCGCGTCCTCTTCCCATATTCCCGAAAGCCTGATGCGCCAAATGCGGTCGTCGGTCTTCCTGACGGGGCCGCTGCTCGCCCGATTCGGCGAAGTACAGCTGTACCAACCCGGAGGCTGCGCCATCGGGGAAAGGAAGATCGACCTCCACCTGCGGGGTTTAGCGGCGCTCGGCGCGGAAATCCAGGAGAAGGGGAGCCTTATCGTATGCCGAGCACGCGAGCTGAGGGGCACCGAGGTCATCCTCGATTTCCCCAGCGTCGGGGCGACGGAGAACATCATGATGGCGGCCGTGCTCGCGAAAGGGCGGACGACGATCGTCGGCGCCGCGAGGGAACCGGAAATCCAGGACCTGCAAGCTTTCCTGAACCACCTGGGAGCTAAGGTGCGGGGCGCCGGCACCGACACCATTACCGTCGACGGCGTCACGGAGCTCCACGGAGGCGACTTCGCGGTCATTCCCGATCGGATCGTTTCCGGCACCGTCATGGTCGCCGCGGCCGCGACGCGCGGGGACGTGACGATCGAAGGCGTCCAACCCGCCCATCTGACCTCCCTGATCCACGTGCTCCGGCGAGCCGGTGTTCAAATCGAGGTCGGCAGTGATATAATGGCCATACGCGCGGCCGCCCGCACGAAAGCGGTGGAACGCGTCGTGACGTCTCCTTATCCGGCCTTTCCGACCGACTTGCAGGCGCAGGTGATGACCCTGCTGGCCTTGTCGGACGGAGTGAGCCTGATGAAGGAAACGGTGTTCGAGGGACGTTTCAAACACGTGGAGGAGCTGTGCCGAATGGGCGCGGACATCCGCGTGGATTTGAACAACGCCTTCATCCGGGGAGTCCCCCAGCTGTACGGGACGTCCGTGGAGGCGACCGATCTGCGCGCCGGCGCGGCTCTCGTCATTGCGGGGCTCGCGGCGCAGGGGCGGACGACCGTCGAGCAGGTGCATCATATCGACCGGGGGTACGAACGGATTGAAGAGATGTTTCGGCAGCTCGGAGGGGACATTCGCCGGGAGTCGAATAAAACGTTGGAAGCTTATCATGCAAGGTGA
- a CDS encoding cell division protein FtsQ/DivIB, whose product MNEERIPALKGDPQVPRRRVGKLLAILIALFAVLLVILFFRSSLSKVADIEVTGTNHLSEADVKKALGIAPGDSFFSPGAGKLESNVKTLPPVKNVRVVKKFPGTVEVHVEEYGDVATEIGPDGTVRVVLENGLALPAKAGALPDKPILTGWKPDSEVRKELCRVLAAMPAALLTDLSEIKPDPSASYPDRIKLFTRSRFEVQTTVSKLPEKIPYLSEIVENREPGRILMLEADTYLPFSAQNVPPESGESR is encoded by the coding sequence ATGAATGAGGAGCGGATTCCCGCGTTGAAAGGGGATCCCCAAGTCCCGCGGCGGCGCGTCGGCAAACTGCTGGCCATCCTGATCGCGCTTTTTGCCGTATTGCTCGTCATTTTGTTTTTCCGGTCTTCCCTCTCTAAGGTGGCGGACATTGAGGTGACGGGTACGAACCATTTGTCGGAAGCCGACGTGAAGAAAGCGCTCGGGATCGCTCCGGGAGACTCTTTCTTTTCGCCGGGTGCCGGCAAGCTGGAGAGCAACGTCAAAACGCTGCCTCCGGTCAAGAACGTCCGGGTCGTGAAAAAATTTCCCGGAACCGTGGAAGTTCATGTCGAAGAATATGGGGACGTGGCCACCGAGATCGGCCCGGACGGTACCGTCCGGGTCGTGCTGGAGAACGGCCTGGCCTTGCCGGCGAAAGCCGGCGCGCTGCCGGACAAGCCCATCCTGACGGGGTGGAAGCCGGATTCGGAGGTGCGCAAGGAGCTGTGCCGCGTGCTTGCGGCCATGCCGGCCGCTTTGCTGACGGATTTGTCGGAGATCAAACCGGACCCGTCGGCATCGTATCCCGACAGAATCAAACTTTTTACGCGGTCGCGGTTCGAAGTGCAGACGACCGTCTCCAAGCTGCCGGAGAAAATACCCTATTTAAGCGAAATCGTGGAAAACAGGGAACCCGGACGCATCCTCATGCTGGAAGCGGACACTTATTTGCCCTTTTCGGCACAAAACGTCCCTCCCGAATCCGGAGAAAGCCGATAA
- the ftsA gene encoding cell division protein FtsA, whose protein sequence is MSSNDLIVSLDIGTSKVRVIIGEISNGAINIIGVGSADSEGIRKGAIVDIDQTVQSIRSAVDHAERMVGITIDEVYVGIAGNHIALQTNHGVVAVSNEDREIGQEDIERVMQAARVVALPPEREIINLVPKQFLVDGLGDIQDPRGMIGVRLEVECTIITGTKAAVHNLMRCVEKAGLRISGIILMSLASGMMALSKDEKQMGTVLVDIGAGSTTLAVFEGGSLAAVSTLPIGGDYVTSDICYGLKTQTEHAEKIKLKYGCARIEDAAEDQKFKVLRVGTNVEKDFSQVDLANIIEPRMQEIFHMVRQEVKRLGYLEKINGYVLTGGSVSMPSVLPLAQSELEASVRIAVPDYIGVRDPSFSSGVGMIQYVTKYFRSRGAAAAKRPAKAKAAAGVSTSSAPKPGVKEWFKNLFKEFI, encoded by the coding sequence TTGAGCAGCAATGACCTCATCGTCAGCCTGGATATCGGGACTTCCAAGGTCCGGGTGATTATCGGGGAAATCAGCAACGGGGCCATTAACATCATTGGCGTCGGTTCCGCGGATTCCGAAGGGATCCGTAAAGGCGCCATTGTCGATATTGACCAAACCGTTCAATCCATCCGCAGCGCGGTCGACCACGCGGAACGCATGGTTGGCATCACCATCGACGAAGTTTACGTCGGCATCGCCGGCAACCACATCGCCTTGCAGACGAATCACGGCGTCGTCGCCGTGTCCAACGAAGATCGGGAAATCGGCCAAGAGGACATCGAGCGCGTCATGCAAGCCGCCCGGGTCGTGGCGCTTCCGCCCGAACGCGAAATCATCAATCTCGTCCCTAAGCAGTTTCTGGTTGACGGGCTTGGAGACATCCAGGACCCGCGCGGCATGATCGGCGTCCGCCTCGAGGTGGAATGCACGATCATCACCGGCACGAAAGCAGCCGTACATAACCTGATGCGCTGCGTGGAGAAAGCCGGCCTCCGGATTTCCGGCATCATCCTGATGTCGCTCGCTTCCGGCATGATGGCTTTGTCCAAAGACGAAAAGCAAATGGGTACCGTGCTGGTCGACATCGGCGCGGGCTCCACGACGCTGGCGGTATTCGAGGGCGGAAGCCTGGCTGCCGTCTCCACGCTGCCCATCGGCGGGGATTACGTCACGAGCGACATCTGCTACGGCTTGAAAACCCAGACGGAACACGCGGAGAAAATCAAGCTGAAGTACGGCTGCGCCCGCATCGAAGACGCCGCGGAGGACCAGAAATTCAAGGTGCTGCGCGTCGGCACGAACGTCGAGAAGGATTTTTCGCAGGTCGATCTGGCCAACATCATCGAGCCCCGCATGCAGGAAATTTTCCACATGGTGCGGCAAGAGGTCAAACGTCTCGGTTACCTGGAGAAAATCAACGGCTACGTGCTGACCGGCGGTTCGGTGTCGATGCCGAGCGTGCTTCCTCTCGCCCAGAGCGAATTGGAAGCCAGCGTGCGGATCGCGGTGCCGGACTACATCGGCGTGAGGGACCCGTCTTTCAGCAGTGGTGTCGGCATGATCCAGTACGTCACGAAGTATTTCCGGAGCCGCGGCGCGGCTGCCGCCAAACGTCCGGCCAAAGCGAAAGCGGCCGCGGGAGTTTCGACTTCCTCGGCGCCGAAACCCGGCGTCAAGGAATGGTTCAAAAACCTGTTCAAAGAATTCATATAA
- the ftsZ gene encoding cell division protein FtsZ — protein MLEFDFEMEPLAKIKVIGVGGGGSNAVNRMIEGGVKNVDFITVNTDAQALQLTKSEQKLQIGDKLTRGLGAGANPEVGKKAAEESREFILNTLRGSDMVFVTAGMGGGTGTGAAPVIAELAKESGALTVGVVTRPFTFEGRRRSQHAELGIEALKEKVDTLIVIPNDRLLEIVDKKTPMTEAFRIADNVLMQAVQGISDLIAVPGLINLDFADVKTIMTERGSALMGIGTANGENRATEAARKAIMSPLLETSIDGARGVIMNITGGSNLSLYEVNEAAEIVIAACDPEVNMIFGASIDDSMREDIKVTVIATGFEQKAPNRRPSSPMPTEATQQSSSSSEVRQAGNLRPFGSQNLSSDQLDIPAFLRNRPRDGR, from the coding sequence ATGTTGGAGTTCGATTTTGAAATGGAACCGCTCGCGAAGATCAAGGTTATCGGTGTCGGAGGCGGCGGCAGCAACGCAGTGAACCGAATGATCGAGGGCGGCGTCAAGAATGTCGATTTCATCACCGTGAATACGGATGCGCAAGCGCTGCAGCTGACGAAATCCGAACAGAAGCTGCAAATCGGGGACAAGCTGACCCGGGGTCTCGGTGCGGGCGCCAACCCGGAAGTCGGCAAGAAAGCGGCCGAAGAATCCCGTGAATTCATTCTGAATACGCTGCGCGGATCCGACATGGTGTTCGTTACCGCCGGCATGGGCGGAGGCACCGGCACCGGCGCCGCGCCGGTGATCGCCGAATTGGCCAAAGAAAGCGGAGCCCTGACGGTCGGCGTCGTGACCCGCCCGTTCACGTTCGAAGGCCGGAGACGCTCGCAGCATGCCGAGCTCGGCATTGAAGCGCTGAAAGAAAAGGTCGACACGCTGATCGTGATCCCGAACGACCGTCTGCTCGAAATCGTCGACAAGAAGACGCCGATGACCGAAGCGTTCCGCATTGCCGACAACGTACTGATGCAGGCCGTTCAAGGCATTTCCGATTTGATCGCCGTGCCGGGATTGATCAACTTGGACTTCGCCGACGTGAAGACGATCATGACCGAACGCGGCTCCGCCCTGATGGGCATCGGAACCGCGAACGGAGAGAACCGCGCGACGGAGGCGGCACGCAAGGCGATCATGAGCCCGCTGCTGGAGACGTCGATCGACGGAGCGCGCGGCGTCATCATGAACATCACGGGCGGCTCCAACCTTTCGTTGTACGAAGTCAACGAAGCGGCCGAAATCGTGATCGCGGCATGCGATCCGGAAGTCAACATGATCTTCGGCGCCAGCATCGACGACTCGATGCGCGAGGATATCAAGGTGACGGTTATCGCCACGGGTTTCGAGCAAAAGGCGCCAAACCGCCGTCCGTCCTCGCCGATGCCGACGGAAGCGACTCAGCAGTCTTCCTCGTCTTCGGAAGTACGCCAAGCCGGCAACCTCCGTCCGTTCGGCAGCCAGAACCTCTCGAGCGACCAGCTCGACATTCCCGCTTTCCTCCGGAACCGTCCGCGCGACGGCCGGTAA
- a CDS encoding sigma-E processing peptidase SpoIIGA, translating into MIVYVDLVFLTNLAVDGTVLLATAKARRLRPARLRVAGAAVLGAAYAAALFWADVPYLYSLGAKLFVSVLMLLLAYGYGSPLIFVRNFGVFYAVNFATLGGVIGLSTLLRSAGSPWSGMTFTPQGGVVLDWRMQLGLFAVTFALSLWLFIGASEGRKKQADTDALLWTAEIRIDGESWEVPALLDTGNRLYDPISRIPVMILEASVWRDKLPDGWCERLQGESADRLVTELGDSEGDGGFPWLGRLRFVPYRGVNGGTRMMLALKPDSVSLSREGHSPLLIQRLLIGLDGGTLSPDGAYRAILHPDMIASGAARPAPSQPA; encoded by the coding sequence ATGATCGTCTACGTGGACCTTGTTTTTCTCACGAACTTGGCCGTCGACGGCACCGTCCTCCTGGCAACCGCCAAAGCGAGGCGCCTTCGTCCGGCCAGGCTGCGTGTCGCGGGAGCCGCCGTACTGGGAGCGGCCTACGCGGCCGCCCTATTCTGGGCGGACGTGCCCTATCTGTATTCGCTGGGCGCGAAGCTGTTCGTGTCGGTTCTCATGCTGCTGTTGGCGTACGGGTACGGAAGTCCCTTGATTTTCGTTCGGAATTTCGGCGTCTTCTACGCGGTCAATTTCGCCACGCTCGGAGGCGTGATCGGGCTGAGCACGCTGCTGCGGTCCGCGGGATCCCCTTGGAGCGGCATGACCTTTACGCCGCAAGGCGGCGTGGTGCTGGATTGGCGGATGCAGCTGGGTTTGTTCGCCGTGACGTTCGCCTTGTCGCTTTGGCTGTTCATCGGAGCATCCGAAGGGAGAAAAAAACAAGCCGATACGGACGCCCTGCTGTGGACCGCCGAAATCCGGATCGACGGCGAATCGTGGGAGGTTCCCGCTTTGCTCGATACGGGAAACCGGCTCTATGATCCGATTTCCCGCATTCCGGTCATGATCCTGGAAGCCTCCGTGTGGCGGGATAAGCTTCCGGACGGCTGGTGCGAAAGGCTGCAGGGCGAATCCGCGGACAGGCTCGTCACCGAACTCGGAGACTCCGAGGGGGACGGCGGCTTTCCCTGGCTGGGTCGCCTGCGCTTCGTCCCCTACCGGGGAGTCAACGGCGGAACCCGCATGATGCTGGCGCTGAAACCCGACTCGGTATCGCTGTCCAGAGAAGGACATTCCCCGCTGCTGATCCAAAGGCTGCTGATCGGTCTTGACGGCGGCACCTTGTCGCCCGACGGCGCGTATCGGGCCATTCTCCACCCCGACATGATCGCGTCCGGGGCCGCAAGGCCCGCCCCATCCCAACCTGCCTGA
- the sigE gene encoding RNA polymerase sporulation sigma factor SigE — protein sequence MLVKWKLMSQLSLYRLLFWLGWKSEEVYYIGGSEALPPPLSREEEEYLLERLSTGDAAIRAMLIERNLRLVVYIARKFENTGIHIEDLVSIGAIGLIKAVNTFDPEKKIKLATYASRCIENEILMYLRRNSKTRTEVSFDEPLNIDWDGNELLLSDVLGTENDTIYRNIEEQVDRKLLHKALDKLSERERTIMELRFGLADGEEKTQKDVADLLGISQSYISRLEKRIIKRLRKEFNKMV from the coding sequence ATGCTCGTCAAATGGAAGCTGATGTCCCAATTGTCGCTCTACCGCCTGCTGTTTTGGCTCGGTTGGAAGAGCGAGGAAGTGTATTACATCGGCGGAAGCGAAGCGCTCCCCCCGCCGCTCAGCCGGGAGGAAGAGGAGTACTTGCTCGAACGGCTGTCGACGGGTGACGCCGCGATCCGCGCGATGCTGATCGAGCGCAACCTGCGCCTCGTCGTGTACATCGCCCGCAAATTCGAAAATACCGGCATCCATATCGAGGACTTGGTTTCGATCGGCGCGATCGGGCTGATCAAGGCGGTCAACACGTTCGATCCCGAGAAGAAGATCAAGCTGGCGACGTATGCCTCCAGGTGCATCGAGAACGAAATCCTCATGTATTTGCGCCGCAACAGCAAGACGAGAACGGAAGTGTCTTTCGACGAACCGCTGAACATCGATTGGGACGGCAACGAGCTGCTTCTGTCGGATGTGCTGGGGACCGAAAACGATACGATTTACCGGAACATCGAGGAGCAAGTGGACCGCAAGCTGCTGCACAAGGCCCTCGACAAGCTGAGCGAGCGGGAGCGGACGATCATGGAGCTTCGCTTCGGCCTCGCCGACGGGGAAGAGAAAACGCAGAAGGACGTCGCGGACCTGCTCGGGATCTCGCAATCCTACATTTCCAGGCTCGAGAAACGCATCATCAAGCGGCTCCGCAAAGAGTTCAATAAAATGGTGTAA
- the sigG gene encoding RNA polymerase sporulation sigma factor SigG — translation MTRNKVEICGVDTSKLPVLTNAEMRELFLALQTRGEWEAREKLVNGNLRLVLSVIQRFNNRGEYVDDLFQVGCIGLMKAIDNFDLSQNVRFSTYAVPMIIGEIRRYLRDNNPIRVSRSLRDIAYKALQIRDQLTNQHAREPTISEISEVLGVPKEDIVFALDAIQDPVSLFEPIYHDGGDPIYVMDQISDERNKDIQWIEEIALREAMRKLNDREKMILSMRFFEGKTQMEVADEIGISQAQVSRLEKSAIQQMQKHVKS, via the coding sequence TTGACCCGCAACAAAGTGGAGATTTGTGGAGTAGACACCTCAAAGCTGCCTGTGCTGACCAACGCCGAAATGAGGGAACTGTTCCTCGCTCTGCAAACCCGCGGTGAGTGGGAAGCCCGGGAAAAGCTGGTCAACGGCAACCTGCGCCTGGTGCTCAGCGTGATCCAGCGGTTCAACAACCGCGGGGAGTACGTGGACGACTTGTTCCAGGTCGGCTGCATCGGGCTCATGAAGGCCATCGACAATTTCGATTTAAGCCAAAACGTCCGTTTTTCCACCTATGCCGTTCCGATGATCATCGGGGAAATACGCCGCTATTTGCGGGACAACAACCCGATTCGGGTGTCGCGGAGCCTGCGCGATATCGCCTATAAGGCGTTGCAGATCAGGGACCAACTGACGAACCAGCACGCGAGGGAACCCACGATTTCGGAAATCTCGGAGGTGCTGGGCGTCCCCAAGGAAGACATCGTGTTCGCGCTCGACGCCATCCAGGATCCCGTATCGCTGTTCGAACCGATCTATCACGACGGCGGGGATCCGATTTACGTCATGGACCAGATCAGCGACGAACGCAACAAGGACATTCAATGGATCGAGGAAATCGCCCTTCGGGAAGCGATGCGCAAGCTGAACGACCGGGAGAAAATGATACTCTCGATGCGGTTTTTCGAAGGGAAGACGCAGATGGAAGTCGCCGACGAAATCGGGATTTCCCAGGCGCAGGTGTCGCGGCTCGAGAAATCGGCCATCCAGCAAATGCAGAAACACGTGAAATCGTAG
- a CDS encoding YlmC/YmxH family sporulation protein has protein sequence MKISDFQTKDVINIVDGKKLGQISDLELDLRQGKIDSIVVPAATRFFGMFGGGNEVVIPWRNIVKIGADVVLVRLDDAKAYRAEEHETTVGR, from the coding sequence GTGAAAATTTCCGATTTCCAGACGAAGGACGTCATCAATATCGTGGACGGCAAAAAGCTCGGGCAAATCAGCGATCTGGAACTGGATTTGCGGCAAGGGAAAATCGATTCCATCGTCGTGCCGGCCGCGACCCGGTTTTTCGGCATGTTCGGAGGCGGCAACGAGGTCGTCATTCCTTGGCGCAACATCGTGAAGATCGGAGCGGACGTCGTGCTGGTCCGCCTGGACGACGCGAAAGCGTACCGTGCGGAGGAGCACGAGACTACCGTCGGCCGATAA
- the pgeF gene encoding peptidoglycan editing factor PgeF, with protein MEPFIPLGAEGETALLKLESWTEFGGVSAGFTTRQAGNTALHVGDDPAAVAARRNTLAESLEWAFEAWTCGEQVHGCAVHAVRPEDAGRGRLDRSSAVADTDALITDEPDILLVQFFADCVPLYFLDPVTGALGLAHAGWKGTVADIAGHTVRRMAETYGAKPSDIRGAIGPSIGACCYEVDEAVISRVRETIRDDRVLTPTSDGRARLDLKECNRHLMIKAGILPSRIELSTWCTGCRTDLFFSHRAENGKTGRMMSWLGRKSR; from the coding sequence ATGGAACCTTTTATCCCCCTCGGCGCAGAGGGAGAAACCGCCTTGCTGAAGCTGGAATCTTGGACGGAATTCGGCGGCGTTTCGGCCGGCTTCACGACCCGTCAGGCGGGGAATACCGCGCTCCATGTCGGAGACGATCCGGCGGCCGTCGCCGCGAGACGGAACACGCTCGCGGAATCGCTGGAGTGGGCGTTCGAGGCCTGGACTTGCGGAGAGCAAGTTCACGGCTGCGCCGTACACGCGGTACGGCCGGAGGACGCGGGGCGCGGGCGGCTGGATCGAAGCAGCGCGGTCGCGGATACGGACGCGCTGATCACGGACGAGCCCGATATTCTGCTCGTGCAGTTTTTCGCCGATTGCGTGCCGCTTTATTTCCTGGATCCGGTCACCGGAGCCCTGGGCTTGGCGCACGCGGGCTGGAAAGGGACGGTCGCGGACATCGCCGGCCATACGGTCCGCCGGATGGCGGAAACGTACGGCGCAAAGCCGTCCGATATCCGAGGGGCCATCGGGCCTTCCATCGGAGCTTGCTGCTACGAAGTGGACGAGGCGGTCATCTCCCGCGTTCGGGAGACAATCCGGGACGATCGCGTCTTGACGCCGACGTCGGACGGACGGGCGAGGCTTGACTTGAAAGAATGCAACCGACATCTTATGATAAAAGCAGGAATATTGCCGAGCCGCATCGAATTGTCAACTTGGTGTACCGGCTGCCGGACCGACCTGTTTTTCTCCCACCGGGCGGAGAACGGGAAAACCGGCCGCATGATGAGCTGGCTGGGCAGGAAATCGAGGTGA
- a CDS encoding YggS family pyridoxal phosphate-dependent enzyme, which yields MTLESRIRDVEDRLARACAASGRKREDVTVIAVTKYVSTATAAAVVKAGARHIGENRWPDAKDKWEALKEQAQFHYIGSLQTNKVKDVVGRFQYIHSLDRLSLAEAIHKKASSLGIEVPCLLQVNVSGEESKHGLAPEQVPELIRQLRPLTGVKPIGLMTMAPFEDEPERTRSVFRALRELRDELNRAALTEAPLTELSMGMSNDFEVAVEEGATWVRLGTVLVGKEEIEAN from the coding sequence GTGACGCTGGAAAGCCGGATACGGGACGTCGAGGACAGGCTGGCGAGGGCGTGCGCCGCGAGCGGAAGGAAACGCGAAGACGTGACCGTCATCGCCGTGACGAAATACGTATCGACGGCGACGGCCGCGGCGGTCGTGAAAGCGGGAGCCCGGCATATCGGGGAGAACCGCTGGCCCGACGCGAAAGACAAATGGGAAGCGCTGAAGGAACAAGCACAATTTCATTACATAGGATCCCTTCAGACGAATAAAGTGAAGGACGTCGTCGGCCGTTTCCAATACATTCACTCGTTGGACCGGCTGTCGCTCGCGGAAGCGATTCACAAGAAAGCTTCTTCGCTGGGCATCGAGGTGCCGTGTTTGCTCCAGGTCAACGTTTCCGGCGAGGAAAGCAAGCACGGACTGGCGCCGGAGCAAGTTCCGGAACTGATCCGGCAATTGAGGCCGTTGACCGGCGTCAAGCCGATCGGACTGATGACGATGGCCCCGTTCGAAGACGAGCCGGAGCGTACCCGTTCGGTGTTCCGCGCGCTGCGGGAGCTGAGGGACGAACTGAACCGGGCGGCGCTCACCGAAGCCCCGTTGACGGAGCTGTCGATGGGCATGTCGAACGATTTCGAAGTCGCCGTCGAGGAAGGCGCGACCTGGGTCCGTTTGGGAACCGTCCTCGTAGGGAAAGAAGAGATAGAGGCCAATTGA
- a CDS encoding cell division protein SepF, whose amino-acid sequence MGVMNKFLNYLGLQEEEEIDREQERRSMQEEQEIETPAFESRKNVGKNNVVSIHSQKSARMVLTEPRTYEEAQEIADHLKSRRSCVVNLQRIRREQAIRIVDFLSGTVYALGGNISKLGPDIFLCTPDSVEVSGTITEMLSEEADYPKMR is encoded by the coding sequence GTGGGAGTCATGAACAAATTCTTGAATTACTTGGGCTTGCAGGAAGAAGAGGAAATCGACCGGGAACAAGAGCGCCGTTCGATGCAGGAGGAGCAGGAAATTGAAACCCCGGCTTTCGAGTCGCGTAAGAATGTAGGGAAGAACAATGTGGTCAGCATCCATTCCCAGAAATCCGCCCGGATGGTTCTTACCGAACCGAGAACCTACGAAGAGGCGCAGGAAATCGCCGACCATCTGAAAAGCCGCCGCTCCTGCGTCGTGAATCTCCAGAGAATCCGCCGCGAGCAGGCCATTCGGATCGTCGATTTCCTCAGCGGAACGGTGTACGCTTTGGGCGGCAACATATCCAAGCTTGGACCCGACATTTTCCTCTGCACTCCGGACTCCGTGGAAGTATCGGGCACCATCACGGAAATGCTTTCGGAGGAAGCCGATTATCCCAAAATGAGGTGA
- a CDS encoding YggT family protein produces the protein MNDVKNFIDLLYQIYFYMVLIYVLMSWLPAVRESFVGELLGRLVEPYLRPFRRLIPPLGGVLDISPIVALLALNFVALGLKAIVDFFMR, from the coding sequence TTGAATGACGTTAAAAATTTCATCGATTTGCTTTACCAAATCTATTTTTACATGGTCCTGATCTACGTGCTGATGTCGTGGCTTCCAGCCGTACGCGAAAGCTTCGTGGGCGAACTTCTCGGCCGCCTGGTCGAACCGTACTTGCGGCCTTTCCGCCGCCTGATTCCTCCGCTCGGAGGCGTGCTGGACATTTCGCCGATCGTCGCTTTGCTGGCGCTCAATTTCGTCGCGCTTGGACTTAAGGCCATCGTGGATTTTTTCATGCGATAG
- a CDS encoding RNA-binding protein produces the protein MPHQEIYAHFHPDERAFVDRAWEWVERAAERHETKRTDFLDPRQAHILFALANRHPDAAVRLDGGSADAERQRALIAPDYRPLEDEDMGIAVLEIASGDRRVSELDHGDYLGALLGLGIKRDKIGDLHVRPDGCHALIAEEIGDFLVGHMKQAHRVDVSVSVLPLSALKEVRPQLEEQTISVASLRLDGIASDAFRLSRTKIVDPIRAGRCRVNWKTEEDPSTPLRAGDIVSMKGFGRFKVMEIEGVSKSGRTRVRIGKFV, from the coding sequence ATGCCCCATCAAGAGATTTACGCTCACTTCCATCCGGATGAGAGAGCTTTCGTGGACCGCGCCTGGGAATGGGTCGAACGAGCCGCCGAACGTCACGAGACGAAGCGGACCGATTTTCTGGACCCCCGCCAGGCGCATATTTTATTTGCGCTGGCGAACCGGCATCCCGACGCCGCGGTCCGGCTGGACGGAGGAAGCGCGGACGCCGAGCGCCAAAGAGCCCTCATCGCGCCGGATTACCGGCCGCTGGAGGATGAAGACATGGGGATCGCCGTTTTGGAGATCGCCTCGGGAGACCGACGCGTGTCCGAGCTCGACCACGGGGATTATCTCGGCGCGCTGCTCGGACTCGGGATCAAACGGGACAAGATCGGAGACCTCCACGTCCGGCCCGACGGCTGCCATGCTCTGATCGCGGAAGAAATCGGGGATTTTCTGGTCGGCCACATGAAGCAGGCCCACCGGGTCGACGTCTCCGTTTCGGTGCTTCCGCTGTCCGCTCTGAAGGAAGTGCGGCCCCAGCTTGAGGAGCAGACGATCTCCGTCGCATCTCTCCGCCTGGACGGCATCGCGAGCGACGCCTTCCGGCTCAGCCGGACGAAAATCGTCGATCCGATCCGCGCGGGCCGCTGCCGGGTCAACTGGAAAACGGAAGAGGATCCGTCCACTCCGCTTCGGGCGGGAGATATCGTTTCGATGAAAGGTTTCGGCCGTTTCAAGGTGATGGAAATCGAGGGCGTGTCGAAAAGCGGCAGAACGAGGGTCCGCATCGGCAAATTTGTGTAG